The Desulfatirhabdium butyrativorans DSM 18734 genomic interval TCTTGTTGATTTTGCCGACGCTGGTCTTGGCGATGGTATCAACGATGGCGATCTTACTGGGAACGCCGTATTTGGGAATGAGCCCTTCATCGACGGACTTCATGTAGAATTGTTTGAGCTCCTCTTCCGTGATTTTCCCCTTGTATCCCTCCCGCAACACGACCATGGCCATGGGCCGCTCTCCCCATTTTTCATCGGGAATGCCGATGACGGCAGCCTCGCTGACGGCAGGATGCTGGCTGATGATGTCCTCGAGCTGCAATGAAGAGATCCATTCGCCGCCTGTCTTGATGACATCCTTGACCCGATCGGTGATCTGCAGATAGCCTTCCGGATCGATGAAACCGATATCCCCCGTATGCAGCCAGCCGCGTTCCCAGAGCATTTCGCTTTTTTCCGGATCCTTCAGATATCCCTGTGTCAGCCAGGGAGCCCGGACGACCACCTCTCCAGTGGCTTTGCCATCATGGGGAACGGGTTTTCCTTCCGGATCGACGATTTCCAGATGAACCAGCGGAACGGCAAGTCCGGTCCGGCATCGAATGGTGACCTGTTTGTCGATGTCCCAGTCGAGCATGTAAGGTTTCATGTTGGCTGCGGTCAGCAGCGGGCAGGTTTCCGACATGCCGTATGCCGATGTCAGGTTGATGCCCAGAGCCATGGCGGCCTTGCACAGACCTTTGGGCAGTGCGGAACCGCCGATGATGACCTTCCAGTGCGACAGATCCACAGACTTGATCGCCGGGCTCGATACGAGCATGTGAATGATGGTGGGCACACAGTGCGAGAAGGTCACTTTTTCGGTCATGATCAGCTTGAGCAATACCGGCGGCTCATATTTTCCGGGATAGACCTGTTTGGTGCCGAGCATGGTGCACAGATATGGGATTCCCCAGGCGTGGACATGGAACATGGGGGTCAGGGGCATATACACGTCACCCGAGTCGAGCTTGAGCTGGGATTTGTAGGCGCACAGTCCGGACATCAGCGCATAGGTGTGCATCACCAGTTGCCGGTGACTGAAATAGACGCCCTTGGGCAAACCGGTCGTCCCGGTAGTATAGAACGTGGTGGCCATGGTGTTTTCATCGAAATCCGGAAAATCGTAAGCCGCCGGTTGCTGCTTGAGCAGGCTTTCATATTCTCCGACGACAGGCAGGCTGGAAGAGGGGGCCTGATCCAGATCGGTGAGGATGATGAATTTCTTGACACGGCTGATCTGGTCCCGAACAGGCTCGAGCATGGGCAGGAAATCGGAATTGACCAGGATGACATCGTCTTCGGCGTGGTTGATCGTGTAAACCAACTGTTCCGGTGACAGTCGGATGTTGATGGTATGCAGTACCGCACCCATCATCGGAATGGCGAAGAAACATTCCAGGTACCGGTGGCTGTCCCAGTCCATCACAGCAACGGTAGTTCCGGGCTGCACGCCCAATGATTTGAGGACATTGGCCAGTTGACCGATCCGGCTCCGAAGTGTACGATAATTGTAACGGATTTTGTCCCGATAGACGATTTCCTGATCCGGGGCATAGGCCATCGGGGCTTCGATGATGTTTTTGATGAGCAGCGGGTAGGCATAAGCGGAAGGGGTTTTGGGAATCGTTCGGTAACTCATTCATCCTCCTTTTTCGGTAAAAGATCGTTGGGGGTTGTCGAATCCGGGGTTCAGATGAACCGGGGAGTGATGGTTTCATTTTGAACCATCGATCATGTCTTGCTTACTGTTGGTGCCTTTATCAGGAAATCGAAAGAAATTCAATAAGAACGGGAAGGCGGGGGACAAGGAGGCTTGTTGCGGAGTTTGTAGCCAGGCTCATGCGCATGGATGTTATCTACAACCATATTGATTATCCGGGGAAAACATATTAAATGCTCATGGCGAGGGTCGCCGCCCCCGTAGATAGAAATTCGGTCGTCATTTAGGCCAATGCGGTAATACAGACCAAGGCATTCGCTGAATCTCATAGGGGCGACCGGCGGGTCGCCCCTACAGGTCATGTTGATTTTCAACGATAAAGGTACATGGTTTTCAGTTCCATACCGGAATATGAAAATTCGGTCGTCATTCCGGAAGAAGCCACGGCTCGTCATTCCGGCGAAAGCCGGAATCCAGCGCTTCGATTGCGGGTTATGGACAGGTTTTGGATTCCGGCTTTCGCCGGGGTGACGGGCCTGACTGCCCACTGCCCGCTACCCACTGTTTTCACGATTTCAGATGTTAAGGACAATCGATGTCGCTCGATTTGCAATTGCAGGCCTCTCTGGAAAATCTTCCTCGATGGATGGAAGCCATAAGTCTCGAGGCTGAACAGATGGGTCTTCCGGAGAAGCGAATCCGCGAAGTTGAGCTTGCCCTCGAAGAGGCTCTGGTCAACATCGTCAGCTACGCCTATGACGAGCCTGCTGGTAAGATCCAGATTCGCTCCTTTCGCGATGATGCCCAATCCAGGTGGTTGATCCAGATCACGGATCAGGGCAAACCATTCGATGTCGCCAAGGCGTCGGATCCGGACATTCAGGCACCACTCTCAGAAAGAGAAATCGGCGGACTGGGTATCTATCTGATCCGAAAATTGATGGATGACGTATCTTACGAACGAAGAGGGAACCGGAATATCTTGACGCTTTACGTAAAGCTGCCCGATTCGACGGCCCAAAACGCATCCGGAATCCCTGAACCGAACCCTTAATCCCGGAAGGATCATTCATGCGTATCGTAACACGCCCCGATTTTGATGGCGTCGTCTGCGCCGTGCTGCTCAAGGATGCCCTGCAGATCGAAGGCCCCGTCTCTTGGGTCGAACCGGGAGATGTCCAGAAAGGTCGATTTGCCATCGATACACAAGACATTCTGGCCAATCTTCCGTATGCATCCGGATGCGCCCTGTGGTTCGATCACCACCATTCGAACCGGATGGATCGGCCGATTCCCGGACTTTTCCGCATGGCGCCGTCGGCTGCCGGTCTCGTGTACGAATATTATCGGGACAATCTGCATCGGGATTATGCTGAACTGGTCCGTGCGGCAGACAAGATCGATTCCGCCGATCTGACCATGGCAGAGGTGTTCTGCCCGGAGGCCCACCCCTATCTGTTGCTTTCCATGACCCTGCCAGGCCACAGCCGAAAGGACACGACCTACTGGGACCATCTGGTCGGGCTGCTTCTCGCTCAGGACATATCCGCAGTCCTGGCCGATCCGCTCGTCAAGGAACGATGTGATGCCGTCATCGCCCAAAACGACGCCTATCAGAAGCTGCTGATCGAACATACGCGGTGTGAAGCCAGCGTTGCGATCACCGATTTTCGGAACCTGGTTCCCGCACCCGACGGGAACCGATTTCTGGTCTATGCTCTCTTTCCACAGGCCAATGTCCACATGAAGCTGCGTTATGACGCCAACGACCCGAATCTGCTCGCCGTCAGTGTCGGTCACAGCATCTTCAACAAAACCTGCCGGGTGGATGTGGGGATGCTCCTGCAGCGCTATCAGGGAGGCGGGCACTACACCGTGGGCGCATGCCGGTTTCCCCGGCAATTCGCGGATGAATATGTTCCGAAGATTCTTGAGGCGCTGATCGAAAACAAACCCGGGGCACTCCCGGACGTTTCATGATGCGTCTTGCAGCAGAGCTTGAGCGCAGTGTTCGGGAAACGATCCGGCGCTACCGGATGTTCGATCCGGAGGACGGCATCCTGGTGGCCGTTTCGGGCGGTCCCGACTCGGTCGCCCTGCTCCATATCCTGCTTGCCCTGCCAATGCTTCAAAACCACGGCATCGGCGTCGCCCATTTCAATCACCTGCTGCGAAACGATGCCTCCGATGCCGATGCGGCGTTCGTGAAACAGCTTTGTGAATCGCTTGGCCTTCCCTGCTTCCTGGGAGCCTTCGATTGCCGCAATCAACCCTTTGGGCCAGGCGTTTCGCCGGAAGATGCGGCCAGGAAGGCCCGATACCGCTTTCTGTTTGAAACTGCCCAACAGCACGGATATCGCAAGATCGCTCTGGGCCATCAGGCCGACGACAATGCCGAGCAGGTTCTGCTGGCGCTTTTTCGCGGCAGCGGCCTGAAAGGGGTCGCCGGCATTCCGCCGGTGCGAAACGGCATCATTGTGCGGCCGCTGATCCGGATCCGGAAAAAAGCACTTCTCGATTTTTTACGCACCAATGACTTGGATTGGCGGATCGATGCCTCGAATGCGGATACCGTGTTTTTGCGAAACGCGTTGCGCCATGAAATCATGCCGCAACTGCAGAGGCGTTTTTCCGATGCCGTTCCCGAAATCCTGAACCGTTTCGCACAGATTGCATCCGATGAGGACGAGTGGGTCGAAACGCTCATCACCCCCCTGATGCAAGGCATCATCGAACCATACGGACCGGATGGCATTCGGATGCTCTACGGGCCGCTTCGGCCGTTGCACCGGGCGGCGCAACGGCGAATCGTCGTTCGGGCGCTGGCCTTGCTGAAACACAATCGGCTGCACCTGAGTTTTTTTCATGTCGAAGCGATCCTGGGGCTTCTGGATCGATCGGGGAATCGCGCGCTCCATCTTCCCGATGGCGTTCTGGTGCAGAAGACCGGAGACGAGATTCGGTTGCGGCGGGTTCCCAAGCGATCCGGCAGGCGGAATCGGCCCGATCCGACTGCCGGATATGCCTACTTGCTGACCAGACCGGAGATGAACCGGCCTACGCGCTTGCGCATTGCCGAGGCCAACGCAGAAATTCTGGCGGAAATTCTGCCGGCAGGCGACGCGTGCGATCTGGGGGACTCAGATCAGGCTTTTTTCGACGCTGCGGGACCGCGCTTTCCGCTGACCGTTCGGAGCCCCAGGCCGGGAGATCGCTTTTGGCCCATGGGTATGGCCGGGTCCAAAAAACTGAGCCGATGCTTGATGGACAGAAAAATTCCCCGTGAGTTCAGAAGTCTTTGGCCGATTGTCGTTTCTGAAGGCGATATCCTGTGGGTGTGCGGCCTCAGAAGGGGCAGCGCCCATCCCGTCAAGCGATGGGACGGGGCCGTTTTGCGGCTGACCGTATACGGCATCGATCCGAATCAGCAGCCTTTTTTCAGCCAAAATGCGTGCTGTGGCAATTCTTGCTTGCCTATTGGGGAAAAATGACTAAAATGGCTCTTCGGTATCAACCTTATACAAGAGGAGTGAAGTTTTGAATCCGTTTTACAAGAATCTGGCTCTGTGGCTGGTCATCACCCTGATGATGATCATGCTTTACAACCTGTTCAATCAGCAGCATTCCAGCGAAGCCAATCTCACCTACAGCGAATTCCTCTCCCTGGTGGAAGACGGCCGCATTCGTGATGTCCTCATCCAGGGTCAGGAGTTGGTCATTACGGACAGCAACCACAACCGGTTCAAGGTATATGCGCCTCAGGACCCCGGAATGATCGATTTCCTCCGGAAAAAAGGGGTTTCCATCGCCGTGAAACCACCGGCCGAATCTCCCTGGTATATGTCGCTTCTCGTATCCTGGTTCCCGATGATCGTGCTGATCGGGGTATGGATTTTTTTCATGCGGCAGATGCAAGCCGGAGGCGGAAAGGCCATGTCTTTCGGGAAGAGCCGTGCCAGGCTGCTTTCGGAATCCTCCGATAAAATCACCTTCGACGATGTGGCCGGTATCGACGAAGCCAAGGAAGAACTGACGGAAATCGTCGATTTTCTGAAAGACCCCAAACGGTATACCCGTCTGGGGGGCCGCATTCCCAAAGGCGTCCTGCTGATGGGCCCTCCGGGAACCGGAAAGACTTTGCTGGCCCGGGCAATTGCCGGTGAAGCCGGCGTGCCGTTTTTTTCCATCAGTGGATCGGATTTCGTCGAAATGTTCGTCGGCGTCGGCGCTTCGCGGGTGCGGGACCTGTTCGTTCAGGGAAAGAAGAACGCCCCCTGCATCATCTTCATCGACGAGATCGATGCCGTCGGACGCCATCGGGGGGCGGGGCTTGGCGGCGGGCATGACGAGCGGGAACAGACCCTCAATCAGCTTCTGGTGGAAATGGACGGTTTCGAATCGAACGAAGGGGTGATTCTCATTTCGGCCACCAACCGCCCCGATGTCCTCGATCCCGCCCTGCTTCGACCCGGACGTTTCGACCGCCAGGTTGTCGTTCCCCTTCCGGACATCAAGGGAAGGGAGAAGATCCTTCAGGTTCACATGAAAAAATCGCCGATGGCCCCCGAGGTCAATGTAACGACTCTGGCCAAGGGAACACCGGGATTTTCGGGAGCGGATCTGGAAAACCTTGTGAACGAAGCCGCTCTTCTGGCAGCCAAACGCAACAAGGAACGGGTGGACATGATCGATCTCGAGGACGCAAAAGACAAAGTCTACATGGGACTCGAGCGAAAATCCAAGGTCATCCGGGAAGAAGACCGCAAAACGACGGCCTATCACGAGGCTGGGCATGCCCTGGTGGCCCGCTTCCTTCCAGGCACGCATGCCGTCAACAAGATCACGATCATTCCTCGGGGAAGGGCTGCCGGTATTACCTGGTTTCTGCCGGAAGAGCAGGATTTCAAGTTCAAGGATCAACTGGAAAGCGAATTGTCGGTGGCCTTCGGCGGGAGGGCTGCCGAGGAAATCATTTTCGATCGCATCAGCACGGGTGCCGCCAACGATATCAAGCAGGCAACGGAGTTGGCGCAGAACATGGTTCGATCCTGGGGTATGAGCTCACTCGGGCCGCTTTCTTTCGCCAAGAACGAAGAGCAGATCTTTCTCGGCAGGGAAATCGCTCAGCACCGGGATTACTCCGAGGAAACCGCCCGGAGGATCGACAGCGAAATCGCCACGTTCATCAACAATGCTTACGAGCGGGCCAAAACCGTATTGCAGGAAAATATCGATGTGCTGCACAAATTATCGGCCCTGCTGCTGGAAAAAGAAACCGTGATGGGAAGTGAGTTGGATCAGTTGATTCGATCACTGAAGCCCGATTTCATCTTTCCCTCCCCGCATCTGGAGGAAATGACAGGCCCGGAGATTGTCGTAGAAACGGAAACAGCGGCGGAACCGCCTGCAAACGGCAATCCGCCATCGGAGCAAAAGCAGGAAAAAGCTGGTGATGTCTGAGAGAATGTTTCGGCTTCAATGGGATCGCTGGACACTCGATCTGGGATCGGCCAGAACCTGTCTGATGGGGATCCTCAATGTCACACCGGATTCCTTTTCGGACGGCGGCGAATTTTTCGAACAGGAGGATGCCGTATCGCAGGGACTGCGGCTGGAAGATCAGGGCGCAGACATTCTGGATATCGGCGGAGAATCGACGCGCCCGTTTTCCGATCTGGTGTCCGCAGAGGAAGAAATCCGACGGGTGGTTCCGGTGATTGAAGCGCTTGCCGGAAGGGTATCGATTCCCATTTCCATCGATACAAACAAGGCGGCTGTGGCCAGGCGGGCGCTTGATGCCGGGGCTGCCATCATCAACGACATCGGCGCCTTGCGACTCGATCCCGAAATGGCGCCGCTGGCTGCCGCGCGCAAGCTCCCGATCGTTCTCATGCACATGCTGGGGGTGCCAAAAACCATGCAGGTGGCCCCCCATTATGATGAGGTGGTCACAGACATTCGCGACTTTCTGGCCCAGGCCATTGATCGGGCCACCCAGGCCGGGATCGCACGGGATCGCATCATCATCGATCCGGGCATCGGTTTCGGAAAAACCCTCGTTCATAATCTTGCCATTATTCGGAGACTTCCGGAAATTTCATCCCTCGATTGTCCGATCCTGATGGGGCCCAGCCGCAAAGCCTTTGTGCGCAACATCCTGAAGAATGCATCATCCAAAGGGAGTGATCCCGAACGGGACCGGATCATCGACGGAACAATGGGCGCCGTTGCCGCCTGTATCTGGAACGGCGCGCACATTCTTCGGGTACACGACGTGGGCCGCGTGAGGGCCATGGCGGATGTGATCGACGCCATTCGTACAGCACAATGATCTGCCCGCAGGCGGCGACGAGCCGCGCCGAATTGGGATTTCCGTTCAGTCACTGCTTATAAACGCAAGGTGGGATTATGCTTCTTCTGGTTATCGATGTCGGCAACACCAATATCGTGATGGGCGTCTACGACGGGGATCGGCTGGTCAACCACTGGCGGGTGAGAACCGAACGAAATATGACGGAAGACGAGTTTCACCTATTGGCCACGGGCCTCTTCGAACGGGCAGGCATCGAGACAAGCGCCATCCGGAAAACGATTATCTCCAGTGTTGTTCCCCCCATGGTGAACATCCTCGATGCCTTCTGCAACCGCTACCTGCATCATGCCCCTGTATGGGTGGATGCCAGGACCTTCACCGGCATGCCCATCCTCTATAAAAATCCCGCCGAGGTCGGGGCCGATCGTATCGTCAATGCCGTAGCCGCTTATGAGCGTTACCGGTGCGCGCTCATCGTCATCGATTTCGGTACCGCAACCACTTTCGATGTCATATCCGCTCAGGGTGAATATCTGGGCGGGGCCATCTCCCCCGGAATCATGATTGCTGCAGAAGCCCTCTTCCAGAAAGCATCCAAACTCCCCCGCGTCGAATTGCTCCGACCTCCGGAGCGCGCCATTGGAACGGATACGGCAGCCAGCATGCAATCCGGCATCCTCTATGGCTATGCCGGTCTGGTGGATGGCATGGTGGCACGCATTCAATCGGAATTGGGCCGTAGCGCCAAGGTCATTGCCACGGGCGGTCTTGCGCCGCTGATGGCCGGAATCGCCCATTCCATCGAATCCGTTCAGCCGGATATCACCCTCGAAGGACTCAAGCTGATCAGCGAGCGCATGTAATTCCCGCCCTTTGTTTTGCGATCTCCATTTCTGGTTCACAGGAATTGATGGATTGGTCCTCTGTTGTGTTCAGGGCTCTTCGCAAAAGGTTTGCAGGTTTTTCAACGGTGCATCGTTACGCCAGGTCATATTTCAATCTGCTGATGAACTGCTTGTATCCTCCAGCACCCGCTTCAAAAAATCTTCCAGGGAAACAGCCGTTACCTCCCGTGTAAGGGGGATCGGGTGGTTCGTCAGTGCCAGCAGGATCGATTCACCTGCAATGATTTGTGGAAAACTTCCTGCAAATTTCACGAGAGACTGTGCAAGCGATACCGATGGGGTCTTGTTGAGCTTGATTTCGATGGGAACGACCTTGCCAAATGATTTTTCGACAAGAAGATCCACTTCCATTCCGGAGGTTGTTCGCAGGTAAAAAAGTGGGGGGCGCTGGCCATGATGAAGGAAACGCTTTACGGTTTCTTGTATACAAAAATTTTCAAACAACGGACCGGCCAGGGGACCTTTCAGCAACAGATTCTGATCCCGGATACCCGTTAAATGGGCCACTATGCCGATATCGAGAAAATAGAGCTTGGGCGCCTTGACAATGCGCTTGCCAAGATTTGCATAATACGGAGGAAGCAGGTAGATGATCCGGCTTGCTTCCAGGACAGAAAGCCAGTTCCGGATGGTTGGCACCGATACCCCCAAATCCCTGGAATATTCTGAAAGATTCAGCTGTTGGGCGCAACGGGCTGCAAGAAGCTGAAGGAAACGCTGAAAGTCACGCAGATTGCCGATATTGTAAATGACGCGGATATCCCGTTCC includes:
- a CDS encoding type III pantothenate kinase, with amino-acid sequence MLLLVIDVGNTNIVMGVYDGDRLVNHWRVRTERNMTEDEFHLLATGLFERAGIETSAIRKTIISSVVPPMVNILDAFCNRYLHHAPVWVDARTFTGMPILYKNPAEVGADRIVNAVAAYERYRCALIVIDFGTATTFDVISAQGEYLGGAISPGIMIAAEALFQKASKLPRVELLRPPERAIGTDTAASMQSGILYGYAGLVDGMVARIQSELGRSAKVIATGGLAPLMAGIAHSIESVQPDITLEGLKLISERM
- a CDS encoding ATP-binding protein; amino-acid sequence: MSLDLQLQASLENLPRWMEAISLEAEQMGLPEKRIREVELALEEALVNIVSYAYDEPAGKIQIRSFRDDAQSRWLIQITDQGKPFDVAKASDPDIQAPLSEREIGGLGIYLIRKLMDDVSYERRGNRNILTLYVKLPDSTAQNASGIPEPNP
- the ftsH gene encoding ATP-dependent zinc metalloprotease FtsH, translated to MNPFYKNLALWLVITLMMIMLYNLFNQQHSSEANLTYSEFLSLVEDGRIRDVLIQGQELVITDSNHNRFKVYAPQDPGMIDFLRKKGVSIAVKPPAESPWYMSLLVSWFPMIVLIGVWIFFMRQMQAGGGKAMSFGKSRARLLSESSDKITFDDVAGIDEAKEELTEIVDFLKDPKRYTRLGGRIPKGVLLMGPPGTGKTLLARAIAGEAGVPFFSISGSDFVEMFVGVGASRVRDLFVQGKKNAPCIIFIDEIDAVGRHRGAGLGGGHDEREQTLNQLLVEMDGFESNEGVILISATNRPDVLDPALLRPGRFDRQVVVPLPDIKGREKILQVHMKKSPMAPEVNVTTLAKGTPGFSGADLENLVNEAALLAAKRNKERVDMIDLEDAKDKVYMGLERKSKVIREEDRKTTAYHEAGHALVARFLPGTHAVNKITIIPRGRAAGITWFLPEEQDFKFKDQLESELSVAFGGRAAEEIIFDRISTGAANDIKQATELAQNMVRSWGMSSLGPLSFAKNEEQIFLGREIAQHRDYSEETARRIDSEIATFINNAYERAKTVLQENIDVLHKLSALLLEKETVMGSELDQLIRSLKPDFIFPSPHLEEMTGPEIVVETETAAEPPANGNPPSEQKQEKAGDV
- a CDS encoding ATP-binding protein, producing the protein MNYIHRDIENKLLGLLQTFPCLVLTGPRQTGKSTLLTQLLPDYRYVTLDDPLLREQALNDPRFFLDSLGKRAIIDEIQHAPGLLSYVKMVVDKNRDQHGIFVFTGSQQFSMMKNLGETLAGRIALLELLPFGVDEKRRELALPDTLSAFIHAVLSGSYPEPALNPAVDIHAWYASYLQTYLERDIRVIYNIGNLRDFQRFLQLLAARCAQQLNLSEYSRDLGVSVPTIRNWLSVLEASRIIYLLPPYYANLGKRIVKAPKLYFLDIGIVAHLTGIRDQNLLLKGPLAGPLFENFCIQETVKRFLHHGQRPPLFYLRTTSGMEVDLLVEKSFGKVVPIEIKLNKTPSVSLAQSLVKFAGSFPQIIAGESILLALTNHPIPLTREVTAVSLEDFLKRVLEDTSSSSAD
- the folP gene encoding dihydropteroate synthase; translated protein: MSERMFRLQWDRWTLDLGSARTCLMGILNVTPDSFSDGGEFFEQEDAVSQGLRLEDQGADILDIGGESTRPFSDLVSAEEEIRRVVPVIEALAGRVSIPISIDTNKAAVARRALDAGAAIINDIGALRLDPEMAPLAAARKLPIVLMHMLGVPKTMQVAPHYDEVVTDIRDFLAQAIDRATQAGIARDRIIIDPGIGFGKTLVHNLAIIRRLPEISSLDCPILMGPSRKAFVRNILKNASSKGSDPERDRIIDGTMGAVAACIWNGAHILRVHDVGRVRAMADVIDAIRTAQ
- a CDS encoding fatty acid--CoA ligase, coding for MSYRTIPKTPSAYAYPLLIKNIIEAPMAYAPDQEIVYRDKIRYNYRTLRSRIGQLANVLKSLGVQPGTTVAVMDWDSHRYLECFFAIPMMGAVLHTINIRLSPEQLVYTINHAEDDVILVNSDFLPMLEPVRDQISRVKKFIILTDLDQAPSSSLPVVGEYESLLKQQPAAYDFPDFDENTMATTFYTTGTTGLPKGVYFSHRQLVMHTYALMSGLCAYKSQLKLDSGDVYMPLTPMFHVHAWGIPYLCTMLGTKQVYPGKYEPPVLLKLIMTEKVTFSHCVPTIIHMLVSSPAIKSVDLSHWKVIIGGSALPKGLCKAAMALGINLTSAYGMSETCPLLTAANMKPYMLDWDIDKQVTIRCRTGLAVPLVHLEIVDPEGKPVPHDGKATGEVVVRAPWLTQGYLKDPEKSEMLWERGWLHTGDIGFIDPEGYLQITDRVKDVIKTGGEWISSLQLEDIISQHPAVSEAAVIGIPDEKWGERPMAMVVLREGYKGKITEEELKQFYMKSVDEGLIPKYGVPSKIAIVDTIAKTSVGKINKKQLRQDYKR
- the tilS gene encoding tRNA lysidine(34) synthetase TilS, translated to MMRLAAELERSVRETIRRYRMFDPEDGILVAVSGGPDSVALLHILLALPMLQNHGIGVAHFNHLLRNDASDADAAFVKQLCESLGLPCFLGAFDCRNQPFGPGVSPEDAARKARYRFLFETAQQHGYRKIALGHQADDNAEQVLLALFRGSGLKGVAGIPPVRNGIIVRPLIRIRKKALLDFLRTNDLDWRIDASNADTVFLRNALRHEIMPQLQRRFSDAVPEILNRFAQIASDEDEWVETLITPLMQGIIEPYGPDGIRMLYGPLRPLHRAAQRRIVVRALALLKHNRLHLSFFHVEAILGLLDRSGNRALHLPDGVLVQKTGDEIRLRRVPKRSGRRNRPDPTAGYAYLLTRPEMNRPTRLRIAEANAEILAEILPAGDACDLGDSDQAFFDAAGPRFPLTVRSPRPGDRFWPMGMAGSKKLSRCLMDRKIPREFRSLWPIVVSEGDILWVCGLRRGSAHPVKRWDGAVLRLTVYGIDPNQQPFFSQNACCGNSCLPIGEK